AGATGTTAGTTGAAACGGCTCCCTGACCTCTCATTGTGCTGGTCTGCTCTACATCCCTTAAGGGATTGGTAGGTAACGCCTTTCAGCTAATTTCTGGACAGGATATTTAAAATTCTCAGCATATGATCtaaacctttctttttctcttttcaggacTCACCTCGCAGTTCTACCATGTTTTTAGGAGAAGACATCTCAGGACAGGGACTGCGGCGCCTTCTCATCCTCCTTATAACAGATGACCAACAAGGTCTGTTTAAGGAAACTCTGGTTAGAATAGACGTAGGTTCAATTAAAATAGATATTTAACAAAGGGGAAATATTACGACTAATTTTTGAGAGGTgggtaaaaaagaataaagataaaagaaaaaatgtaaagagaTGAACACGAAGTGTATtccaagaaacagaaagaaatgtgACGTAAAGACATTTGGTTCAGTGCAAAAGTCTCCATCCCTTTTTACCTTGACACCTCGACGACCATATCATGGTTGAATGTCACGAAGGCGAAGATGAGCAGTGCGACGAAAATGACGCAGATGGTGCTGAAGTCGATCCGGGTCGGCGAAGAAGTAGTGACGTTGAGAATGCCTGGCTTTCCACAACCTATGCTGCTGCATCCACGCACTGTTAAATTGTACGTGG
This DNA window, taken from Macrobrachium rosenbergii isolate ZJJX-2024 chromosome 4, ASM4041242v1, whole genome shotgun sequence, encodes the following:
- the LOC136831840 gene encoding uncharacterized protein isoform X2 — translated: MNGICTISGLSGDTTYNLTVRGCSSIGCGKPGILNVTTSSPTRIDFSTICVIFVALLIFAFVTFNHDMVVEVSRPCWSSVIRRMRRRRSPCPEMSSPKNMVELRELEPNNMTMSFTYKENEPHYVEGICEPSTTRDRETDNEDSSEHDTLLTDCQDSKEPSEQEKQQTKHSV